CATCGTTCAAGTACACCGTGAGTGTTTTAAAAGGAACCggtgtttcctttttctttctctctgtcCCCGTTGCTGCAGGTACCTAGCACCGGAGTACTTCATGTACGGGAAGGTGACCGACAAGGTGGACGTGTACGCGTTcggggtggtgctgctggagctcctcacCGGGAGGAAGCCCATCAGCGACGGCTCACCCAAGGGACACGAAAGTCTCGTCATGTGGGTAAGGCCTCCCAGTCTCCGACTCACCGTTCTTCTTCACCTGACGTTGAATTATCACCGGAGAAAGAAACCTCAAGGGTCCGTTCTTTCGCGACGTGACAGGCGACCCCGATGCTGAAATCCGGCGACATCTCCGACCTGCTGGACCCGAGCCTGGACGTGAAGCACGACGAGGTGGAGGTGAGGCGGATGTCCCTCGCGGCGTCGCTCTGCCTCGGGAGGTCGGCTCGCCTCAGGCCCCGGATATCGCAGGTCCGTCTCCCAGCCGTCCCTGCTGCTCGCTTTCTCTTCGTCTTCaggaacagaagaagaaaacaatcGTGTTAACATTTGCGTTTTTGTCGTTACAGATACTGGGCATACTACgaggcgaggaggacgcgACCGGGCTGcagcaggccgccgccgagccggACTGCCTGGTGGACGACGAGACGTACCCGGCGGCGAACGTGAGGTCGCACCTGGGGCTGGCGCTGCTCGACGTGGAGGACGCAGAGTCCATCTCCAGTACAGAGCACAGCAATCTCAGCCCACTCGAGGAGTACCTGCGAGAGCGCTGCAGCCGGTCATCCAGCTTCGATTGACAGCTTCGCTCTTCTACGGCTCCCTCggttttgttttgattttctttttattcttttctttttactgATGAGTGGAGATGTCATTGTGGTTGGTTACAAACTCATGTACATAAAACAAATTACATCACACCGGTGCCGCACTGTGCCACCTAGAAGCTTCCACTACAGAAAAGCTTCCAATTGTCCTCAACATGACAGTTGATAAATTTTATGAAAGttcagaaaaaatatattgcCCATTGCTGCATTGCAGATATCCGGACACAAGTTTCAATTCTGTTCATTGAATTGGCGTATAACATTACAGTTCGGAGCTATATTTATTAAGCACCTTCTGATTTTATGGAATACAACATCAGAATTCcttaaacaagaaaaaaaaaagaatcaactTCGAGTTGAACTGCACGGCAGCAGGGGAGCAGAATAGGACAAGTACATTAACAATACAGGAAGCTTGGAAGACTcatcgaaaaagaaaaaagaaaactctgGAACAAAGCTGGAAAACTGCGGCAGGGAAACACCTCTCCCACACCGGCACAGCTCTCTCCCAATATCTCCTCTACTTCTCATCTACCCAGCAGACGCAACTAAAATGGAACCACATATGGCATCTGATAGACATGAAGATCAGGCAAATGAATAGCCCTGGGTTGCAAAGAGAACTGCTGCGAAACTGATTGAAACGGCACTGAACCATCACTTGCCGTGCAGCAGCTGACACTGGCATCAGGTTTCCTGGCACTGCCAAGCAGCCAGTCCTGGTCGCCATCTCCTGTATCCTCCATCTCAAACGATGGTGGATTCCAGGTAACAAATAGATCTCCAAActtcctctctttcttctccGCCTTCCGGTTCTTCTTCCGATCTGACTTGGACTGTTTAATCTCTGGCACTGCACCCTTATCTGTCTTCCTACCAGAGAAAGAAGGCTCTTCTATGGGCAAGGAAGTGtttggctgctgctgcttgatgAGAGTCTCAATAGGCACATCTGATTGTTGCGGAAGGAACGGCAGTTGCACGTCTGGCTGGCGAAAAGCAACCGGGCTTGTTTCCTTCTGCAACACCATGGCACTAGATGAAGGGGCATCCCTTTGGAGCCCAATGGACGGCACTGGAGGATCAACTCTCTGAAACACCTGGGCAGCAGGACTCAGTTTGGTAGGCAATGTACCTGCACTTCCAATAACCTTGGAAGGTGTAGGTTCAAGTCTCACTGTAGCTGCTTCCAAAGATAACCAGGGATCTATCTGCTTCATGATCTTTGGTGCAATCACAGGATCTACCTTCGGCACAACATTTGAAGTGGTAGATGATTCCACTCTCTGCAAAATCTTCACAGGAGGAGGTTGTACATCCACTTGTTTTAGCACAGCTGCAGTGGCTTCTGATTTCACAATCACTTCCCTATGGTGAGGTCGGACAGCAATCTGCTTACTCAATGGGGATGGACCTCGTACCATTTGTTGGACCCTTGAATTATTCAATGTGGCTGCAGGAAACTCCTGGTCTCTTTTTATCTTGATGCGAAGAATGTTTCCTGCAGCATCAAACACCAGGGTCAGTCAATCTCACAGAATgctaaaacaaaataaacaagaaacaaacaaaaagccTCACCATTCTTATTTTGGCTAGGGCTGGGGAGTATAACTTTCCTTCTCTTACTGCTATCCTGAGAACTCTCTGGTGAGCCATGTGCTGCTGTCTGAATGAAACAGGGAGCTCCATGCTCTTCTGAGAGTCCACTATTTTCCAACTGCTCAGCTGATTCTTTGGAGGCTCGTCTGGACTCCAGATCAGCCAGGCTAATATCTTCATGCCTTCTCTTCTTATGGGTACGCTTGGAATGTTTCGATGTCTCACCACCACCCTGATGGAAAGATTTCTTGccattctttttctctttcttcctaTCGgccttttccctttctttctgGAGCTTCAGCCACCAGATTAATCGTCAGTTCTGATTTAGAACGGACGATGGGAATGCGAATGCAACATTTTCACAATGTGGTAATGAAGTTTCAAATTTAAGCAAACACACAAGAAAGTAATGTATCATTAGCACCTTTAGTGCTACAAGTTACAGTTAAAATTAAGGCATGGACACTTCACATAGAATAATTGAATATCATCGAGATATATTCATTACAAACAAATGCCATTTCTACACAATGTGCTTTATGTGCGTACAAAGTTTAACCATGTGTGTACATCACAGATTATAGCACATCAGATATACAACACATGATACAAAAATCACAATTAGCCCATTGTACAACGTCAAAAATGCATTAGTCAGAAAATATTAGCCTGAATAAAACTATCCCAACAATAGAAACTAGAAATTGCTCTGCCATGTCAATTAACAAATTACACACAGTTCACTAAGAAACTCAAAACTGATACAGTAGATTTTATATATGATAAGTAACAGTATAATAATCACATGTAAAAAGGTTGCATTAATAAAATGAACCACAATAGACACACAGACACAACCATATAGGAGAGCAAAGATGAAAGGGACGGTTTATTTACTTCCATACGTTTAACATATCATCCCAACGAAGTTATCGTAAAAATAGAATCTGTCGAAGATTAAGCCACAACTGCAGAAGAACAGCAATGTTGCAACCAGCAATACCACTTAATTACGGTTTCCAAATGATAACTTCTGATTTAAGGTGCCAATTTGGTACTAAATGAAGCAGAGACTGGGCTCCAGAATAGCATCTTAAGCAAGTTATTAACAATACACATCCCAGACACTTCCAACAGCATAGCGAGGACACATACCTAGCCCACTGATCGATCTATCCAACCGGTTACCATACAGTGAGAAGTTAGAAATTTTATTGAGTCCCGATATCTCATACCGTGACATTTCCATTAACAAGGTATATCTGCCGGCACAAGATGACCAGAATTAACCACCTCTATCTCTGAACAGCTAATTTAGTATTCCCTCGGTCCGtccagaaataagtgacttcGTTTTGTACAAGattcacttatttccggacatAGCAAGCACCAAACTAAACGTAATTAACAAATCAAACATCACGGCTGACAATCTGGCAACGATAAACTTGAATTAATCCTCCCAAATAAGAGCGCGCGAGGCCAGGACAAAATTTACTTAATTCCTTGATCTTTATTTCTCATATAAGCAACCGGGAGATGCATCACCACGAGGTTAAGTCAGTAACAATTTCCGACCGATCTAGCCGACATGGAGCAGCCAATTAACGCAAGATTCATTTTCTGCTCAAAGGTAAGGGTTAGCTTCCCGTCAGATGCAACCCCCAAATTCACACGCACAACCAACAGATCTGATCAGATCCAACAGGCAAGCACAAATGATCCGGCACGTGCGTGTGTAAATCCGATGGCTGAACAAACCTTATCGGTCGTCTCCAcctcggccacggccacggcaaCGGCCACTGGGTTCCGCACGTACCCCGGCGGCGGGTAGGGGATGCACCTCGACATGGTGGCCGATGGGAACAACCTCGCTCAACCTCTCGGATTCACGAGAGGAGCGGCAAGGCTCGCTCTAATCGACCACGAATCGAACGGGAAAATTTCGATTCGCGGGATTTAGATCCGGCCGAACGATTTCGGCGGGGCGGGATTTGGTTTCGtgtggcggctagggtttcacgggagaggggaggggaaTTTCCGGGCTACGCGAGGAGAGGACGAAAGAAAATGGTAACCTCTACGAGGGTCCGGGGGTAAGGGCGTATTTATAGCCGGAGGCAAGAAGGCCCGAGTCGTGGGGGGGACTCGCGGAATCTCCTCGCCTACCCATTCTTGTTCTAGACACCTTCgatgacatgtgggacccAAGTCGTGGGGGGCTCCAATGCCAGAGGCAGACGAGTTCTGCGGGTGTGTCGAGGGTGTGCGCGGAGCCTGCGCGACGGGGTGGGTGGGGCACGGCGTGCGGCGCCCTCTGATTGGCCCCGGCGCGTGGGGCCCCCGTGCCGGGGAGCCGGGTTGAGTGATCGAGCGGTACACGAAACGTGTTTGCGGTGAGCGCTGGGCCCACGGGGCGGAACCGACCTAGAAGGCGGCAGACGCGGGACGGCACGTGGTGCGAGGCGTCCGCGTGGCGCTGCCAGCCCACACGTCTGAGGATTTTTGTGTGGTGGGAGTACTCTgctcccccggcggcccggCTGGGCTCCGCCCGTGTGCAAACCAACGTGAACCCCAGGCCacaggcgcgcggcggcgcggaaggAATCCGCTGGTGATAGATTTCGACtggaaatttcaaaatttggatgcagAGAGAGCCCGCTATAATTTGCTAATCTCGCGCCTGAAGAGACAGCCAAGAT
This is a stretch of genomic DNA from Brachypodium distachyon strain Bd21 chromosome 1, Brachypodium_distachyon_v3.0, whole genome shotgun sequence. It encodes these proteins:
- the LOC100824226 gene encoding uncharacterized protein LOC100824226, with product MSRCIPYPPPGYVRNPVAVAVAVAEVETTDKLQKEREKADRKKEKKNGKKSFHQGGGETSKHSKRTHKKRRHEDISLADLESRRASKESAEQLENSGLSEEHGAPCFIQTAAHGSPESSQDSSKRRKVILPSPSQNKNGNILRIKIKRDQEFPAATLNNSRVQQMVRGPSPLSKQIAVRPHHREVIVKSEATAAVLKQVDVQPPPVKILQRVESSTTSNVVPKVDPVIAPKIMKQIDPWLSLEAATVRLEPTPSKVIGSAGTLPTKLSPAAQVFQRVDPPVPSIGLQRDAPSSSAMVLQKETSPVAFRQPDVQLPFLPQQSDVPIETLIKQQQPNTSLPIEEPSFSGRKTDKGAVPEIKQSKSDRKKNRKAEKKERKFGDLFVTWNPPSFEMEDTGDGDQDWLLGSARKPDASVSCCTASDGSVPFQSVSQQFSLQPRAIHLPDLHVYQMPYVVPF